GGTGaacgaatcatttgtttttgtgCAATAATATATCTTGTATTATACATTAACTTCTACCACAGGAAGAACGTGTAAGAATTTACTGGCTCCAGAACACGGTGATATCGAGTACGTGAGAGAGGAATACGAGAGAGACGATCTGTCGATTCTTCAGGTATGAATCGCAGAAATGCATTGATTGATAAAAGCTTTTAACGAAATTTTGTTCCAGGTGGGTCAGCAACTGGAGTTTAAATGTGATACGGGATATCATTTAGTTGGCGAGAAGTTCTTGACGTGCTTAGAGTCGGGATTATGGGATCATGAGAGACCAACGTGTGAAATTTACGGATGTCCATCGCCAAAGGAGTGAGTTaaacaagaataataataaacataaagTGATCTGTCATCAACATATATGTAATCTCACATTTTCACGACGATTTGTCTAATTAATTTATTGGTTCTAGCCGGCATTTTTATCGCATTGAAGATAACCGTTCATTTCAGTTTATTCAATTTCTGTTTACAGAATCGATCACGGTTACATAATTTTTACCAATTCCAATAATCTACACGAGACTTCTACCATAAGCTTGGATGCGAAGACGTTTAATAAAACTAtcgaaagaaattattatttcgatGATATTGTTGGATACTCTTGTCATGCGGGATACAAATTTCAGAGACAACATAATTTATTGACTGAATTTAAACTTCGATGTACGGAAAATGGTACTTGGAGTGGATTCGTTCCTGATTGTGTGCCGCTTAAATGTTCCTGGCCTGGTACCATAGATAATggcaaaatatttttaaaaacgcAAAATGATACCGTCGAGTTCTTAAAAGCTGTAGTACCAAATACTACAAAGGAGGATACGACATTAAAAGAAAATAGTGATCTGGAAGATCAGTTAGTTGTTGGCTCAGAAATTTTGATAAAATGTGATACAGGATACAAATTAATTGGAGACAACATTGGGACATGCATGAACAATGAAAAATGGTCATTGACGTTACCGTCTTGTAAGCCTACTGAATGTTCTATCCCAGAGTGTCCACTTTTTAAATATCTTTATAGAGAAATAGGTGACAATAATCATACTAATATCTGGAGGAATAATATTAGGGAACAGAATGTGTATTTTAATGGGACCTATAAAAACTTAGAATACTTTGTAAAAGGTCATAGTTATAAAGATCAAATAGTTCTTGCTTGTAAGAATAACAATGAAATCAAGATAACCGATGGTAATGGTAATATACATGTTTCCAATTTAACGTGGTCTTGTAGTAAGAATGGTACTTGGCAAATcgattatttgaaattaaatagtaacataattgaaaatttatttgaCAACGGATTAGTTGATATCTGCCAAGAAACGATTTGTCCTTTAGTTACAGTAAGTATTGTATATGACTATTTTTTGATAAGCAATTTAAAGAACAGCGAGATCCAAATAAAAATTTGCAATAGATTCCAGAATATGGATACATTGTTggaaatagtaataattattcaaGAATTGTTAACAGTAGCATTATGTTCAAATGTCGTCATGGTTATATACTTGAAGGCAATGGAGAATCTGTCTGTTTTCCAAACAGCACATGGTCATCAGTTCCTTCTTGTAAACGTAAGAATAAAACCTATAGCATCAACTTAATTGGTACATTATCAAGAAAGTATTATATGTTGTAGCTGTAGTATGTGGGAAGCCACCAAAACTTATAAATATGGTGTTAAAAGAAGACAGTATTGAAACAGTAAGTTTCATATTTGGCAACATGATTACATATCAGTGTCTACCTGGATACTTAATGTTTGGCCAACCGAATGCACGATGTCTCGCAAGTGGAAATTGGTCCAAAGTGTACGGTACATGTTCAAGTAAGTATCTCCACATAGAAAGTATATTTTATCaactttttaaaattaatttatatttgtagAGCTATCATGTAATAAACCAAAACTTCCACCCGGTGTCACTGTACATGGTCGTTCATATTTATATCAAGATCAGTTGACGTATGTGTGTCCTAACAGCAGGAAACAGGGATTGATAACGTGTAAAGCAGACGGTCAATGGAGTGATCCACCAAACTGCAATGATCATTGACAAGGGAAATTTCTagcataattaaaataaatcattGTAATAAATTTATGTGACAGTTTTTTATTCAATGTCAAAATTATCAGAtcttcaatttttatattttttttgttCAACACTCCATAAGTGTGTTTTCaccaaataatattttaatactgTACAAGAGATACATTTATCAATAAAAAATTGCAATGTTATTCTTAGaatattttatgcacttatgcaTATGTCTTTGTAACACAGTGGAACCTGATTCTTTCAAATACAAAATTGTTAATCAATATATAATACTGAGCATTCCGTAGACTCTTAATTTTAAAGTCTTTAATTTACTCCATAATGAACTGAAACTTTTTACTGATATAAAAACGATAATGTATTATGATATATAATCGTTGATCATATGTATTTaaaatttttgaattttgtaaaCCTTGAGTGCAATGAGAAAGAAGTaaagatatatatgtatataacaacGCATTATTAATAGTTCATCACATATACACATCTATTGATATAGTACACTGCCTTTTGGTATAAATAGGATTCATACATGTATAAACGCACTGTATCAGAATATTCGAGGAAGAGCAATGAACGGTAAaaccataaaaataatttgtaGTATGAAATGTTCGAGTCATTTATACTTGTCTACTATTGGTACGATAAAAACGGAGCACCTTTTATGATATTCAACACTTATTAGCATAGCTACATTAAATAAGACATGTACTGTTCTCACAAATTTTCATTGCTCGGAATCCTAATCTTTTAGAACTAAATTATGACTTGTTTTGTACAAATAAGAGGAGAATCAATTTTTACTTTCAGTGAAATATAAATGCGTCGATCTGGCCTCAAAAATcttgttaaataaaatttttacaaaatgaTAATTGAATGTGTTCAATTACGAACACGTGTATTTTAAGTACAATTAATCATTTTGTAAAATAAAGATTATCCAAAATTTTAGCTATACTAACATAATAATTTATCTAAATCACTGAACACCTTTCAGAGTTCCGACTTTGAACTGTAGGAATATTTAGGTTTTAATTCTTCAATCCGCTTAATAAAATCTGTCTTCTCTATACAACCATCGCATGCTTCATCCCAGTCACTCAAGATCTTTTTCAAATCACGCACTTTGAGTTTACTCAAATCAACTGTGTCAATATCAATTTGTTTCTCTGAAATTTAAAGATGTCGTTATTATGTGTAAGAATCAAATAACAGTAAGTAAATGTAAGAACATTTAGTATGCATACCAAATCTCAGATCACATATTTGAGCATCTTTCTTCTTCAGCTTTTCACATATTTTGGATGCAGGCATTGACCATGATACAGGCTTACTTAATTCACCTAAGATACCAGTAGCAGATTCTTCCAAACCTCCCAAGTAATAGCACTGAGAAAATAACAATATATTTGGATTATTATAAACTTATTTTTCTTATATTAATTATCAATATAAAAACTTACAAATCTGTTTTCTTTAGATTTTGTGCTTTTACAAAATGTTTTGAATGCTGCTTCTATCTTTCTAGTGTCCTTTTTAACATCATCGGATAATGTGTTCACAAATTTTTCCACAGTAGATATACATACTGTAAAAAATGATAATATTAGTATCGTTTTCTgagaaaatgaataaaaataaatatgaagGAATAAAATGAAATCCTATAAGAAGTacagaatatttatttatatacctTCACATTCATCATTTTTTAAAGCTGCTACAGTACAGATCACTCCAACAAGAATGGGTAGTACTAACATCAGTGAgttattcattttatatttgtcttctaaaaaaaagaataatcttgtatcatatattattacataacaTTGAGAAAGTCCATATTACAGTTATAATTGATCGTAATTATATCATTAGAATAATaagataatttaatattaataacttcCTCAATAAATTAAAACGATAAAGTTTATGTCAACTTAAAATAGACGCGTCTGTAAAAAGTGTAAATACAAAATATTGaaagaaatatatatgtatacaatgattttatataaataagaaTGAAACTCCAATACAGTGTACCTATTATAGGTAGAATGTAAAAATgacattaattaataaaagaatGCTTACGTCTACTGTTTATTAGGTTAACAAGAATAACGAAGAAATGCAACTTACATAGCGTTGCGCTAATGAAACAACTTACACACCACACAGAGAATATTCCCGTGAATTCGTATTGTAAATGCACTGGAACTTCTAATTCATGCACTTACAGATTGAAAGAAATTCCTAATGGAACTACATCAGTTTATCTCACGCTTGGCTTTATACACGTTGGGCTCTGTCAAAAGCCCGGAATCCCAGCTGGCAAGTGCTGATTGGTTCACATACGCTATGACTCACGATCAACGTAAGTCTTTTTCAATTGGTTATCGTATGGAGGAAAAAGTGAAAATGTGCATCCACAgagtatgtatgtacgtatatacgtatgtatatgtatacacataTTCCAATTCTTATTGTTAGATAAGAATACAGTCGTGCCTCACCATAGTAAGCCAAAGCGAGAACAACCGGCTTAAAATTATGAAACAGGTACAGAAACTGCTTCTCTTCTGATTGGTTGGCTTCACAACTAAACAGTGCTGCCCTCACAGTTCTAAACGAAGAGAGGAAGTGGCGAGTGAGCAAGAGAGCACGATATCAGAACGGCACAAACGAAACAAGTCACACCGCAACCTTGTCTCACTTTACTGTGCTTGCGGTCTCACTCTTTTTACACGTCCGTATACCTGGCGTTTCATCTGAAACACTCGGCGCGATATTCGACTTGTACTTTTCGTCCTGTAAGATCCTCGACCACACAGTCCAGTGTATTTTTGCAAATGTTTTGAAACGATGATCAtttctataattattaaaattttcaaaaaccCGTAAGCTACATTTTAGCTAATGGTTTCAACGTTATGAAtctacaaaattttgttaattcagCCATCTCAGTACTTGTTACCTGGGACGGTCAGCAATCAATATTCTACTGCACGAAAAAAGAGTTTCGTAAGCAACGAATAATTTCGCAATTATTGAAGCCATGAACGAAACTAGGAATATTTTATCAATAGTATTAACTGGTTGTTATATTTGCTGTTGCAAGTTAATTCTGTTAATTATGTCTGCGGAAAGAAATCTAATTAATACTCATAATCTTTCTCATAtgtaatatttaaaattattttgcctCTTGTATTTAGAGTATTAATTTCTACTCCATTCTTTaggcaattttcaatttctttaaaagAAAATAGCTAACCATTTTTCAACCTCTGTTCACATACTATTTTTAACATTAGTATCTTATTGTTACTATATTACTAGGATCAAAACATTAACAATTTCTTCCTAAACATATGCAATAAGTAGGTATTCAATTCAGATGAACATATGTATTCTATTGCGTTTTGACGTATGATACATACATACTAATTTACAATATTCCATGGATTTAGTAGCAATATGGCGCCACGCAGAGATCACCGGTCTAACCAAAATTCGGTCAAATCATCAAAGAAAAACGTGAAGAAATGGTACGAAAACTATTTAGAATGGGAGAAACACGTTTCTTTATTTACAGacccaaagaaaattttcctGATAGGAAGAGTGTTTATAATCCTGGAAATTGTTTTGAACATATTGGTTATCGAACGTGTACCATACACTGAAATTGATTGGAAAGCATATATGCAAGAGGTCGAGGGCTTTTTAAACGGCACAATGGATTACTCGAAACTGAAAGGTGATACTGGACCATTGGTTTATCCAGCAGGATTTGTTTACACATTTTCCGCGCTGTACTACATTACGGACCACGGAGTGAAGATCAAAATAGCACAGTACATCTTTGCAGGTCTTTACATAAGCCTACTTATGCTGGTCTTTCGCATTTATGCGAGGACAAAAAAAGTTCCTCCTTACGTTCTTATTATTATGTGTTGCACATCTTATCGTGTCCATTCTATATTTACTTTGAGACTTTTTAATGATCCAATTGCAATGTTTCTATTATTTGCGAGCTTAAACGCATTTCTAGATGATCGCTGGTACTTAGGAAGTGTTCTTTACAGCTTAGCTGTATCCATTAAAATGaatgttttattatttgcaccGGCTCTGTTGACTGCTTACTTGTGTAACTTAGGATTATTGAAAACaataatccatttgttcattgctGGCTCAATTCAGTTAATGTTAGGTCTTCCTTTTATAATCAACAATCCTTTAGCCTATATTAAAGGTTCATTCGATCTTGGAAGAGTTTTTGAATTTAAGTGGACTGTTAATTGGAGATTCTTGCCAGAACATGTTTTCATTCATCCGTATTTCCATGTATCATTGTTGGTATTGCACATATTGACTCTTATTTATTGTGCACCAAAATGGATAACATATATGAAATCGTATGCCAAATTAAAAGCGGTAGAAAAAAGTCTGCAGCCtcaattaaaaaagaaagaaaaagtggATATGTCTGTTATGAGTCAACTATTCATTTTACCAATGTTTGCTGCCAATTTTATTGGTATTGCATTCAGTAGAtcactgcattatcaattttatGTATGGTATTATCATACACTTCCTTATGTTGCATGGTGTACAAATTATAAGACTGTTGTAAAGTTGACCATTTTAGGTATCATAGAATTATGTTGGAACACTTATCCAAGCACAGTCTTTAGTAGTGTTTCATTACACATATGTCATCTAATGTTGTTTTATGGAGTTATTAAAGATAAATCTGGCCatgagaaagagaaataaaaatttagGGACCATGTTTGTGTACTATTTCTTATCCCCTACTCTTCCACatgattatttaattttttaatggaTTCTGCGGCTGGAATGTTTTGTTACATCTATTTCTATGATGAAgaaatcatttttacattttatttcataaaaatgacAGAAAACAAAACTGTGtcattgtattttatataaGAAAGAATTGTAAGAGAAATGTGATTGATACAATAAGATTGTAAATACATCTATACAGGTCGAAGTAATTATCCGatgttttaattattatttcctTCCATTGATTAAAGTAACATTATTATCATACGTTTTTTATTATCACTTCGATTAAAATACAGTAATAGAGGagctgaaaaattattttaagagTAAAGAAAAAGGTTCAAGAAATAGACTCCTGGATCTGTATCATATAAATAcagtttatttaatattataaatatagagAACAAATAATCCTCGTAATCCTATTTGATATTTCTCGTCGCTATCATCATAAGATCCAATGTAGAGTCTAAAACTTCTGAAAATTAAAAATGGTGCCATTTGCGGCAAGTGGCGCTTCCTGTGGCGAAATCTCGAAGTTCTGTTcaaggtccgtacagcgccaattagtaaatggcaaaacgctgaaactgtggggatatagaataaataatttaatagacTATAATATTTCCACTCAACACTTATAATCTTTTAGGTacttaatattttaaaattttaatattttgataTGAAATTATCAGACTAGTCAATAAATTATTCCCGTTTCATACATACGTGTTCACTctaagaatatttattataaattgaatattcGTTGGTATTCGTAAACTTAAtcgatatttaaaaattgttgataAAACTTGTGTTGAAAACTGAAAGCTCTAATTTGGCTACCAGTTTCAGCGTTTTGTCAcctactaattggcgctgtacagaACCTGGATAGAGCTTCGAGATTTCGCCACAAGAAGCGCCACTTAACCGCAAATAGCGCTACTTTTAATTTTCAGAAGTTTACGCTCTACGTTGAATTTTATGACGATAGAGCGACGAGAATTATCTATTCTCTAcagttataataaaaaaataggaTCCATAAGTATCCTATGTCTGTATTGTCGGAACGATTGAAGTGCAGAAACAATCTCTAAGctacaaaattttttatttgaaatacttTTATTAAACAATGATGTGGctattcgttgatttgttcaaaaGTTCTTTTCTAGTTTCTTGTACATATTAAATTGTTACAAATGCTGAAATTTATAATTCATGTATTTTTCAATCATAAGGGAACTGAAAACACCAAAATATTCAGCACTCTTAGTAGAAATAAAGTATATAGAATATTTGCTTCGTGCTAATGTTCCTAAATTCATGAACGCTGGGCGCGACATCGAAATGGAACGGGGGGTCTAGGGATGCCCATAAAAGATTGATCTTTCAAAGATCGGCCCTAGATTGACATCCCTATGTAGGATCCACCAAACCCTAGATAGAAAAGCCCATAATTCTATACGAATCCTAAGTCTCTGGTAGCTATAACAAATATTCAATTTTCTTTATATTGCcatgattacagtaaattctccctaattgaccttcagcttggaaacaaaaatgaacaatttgggaagtgggggtgttattcgagccttgcggctcgtttttatagccaccaattatcaacaattataaaaacaagccgagagaataatcgtatctcctcttcccagattgtccattttcgtgcacaagctgagggtcaattggggagaatttactgtacgtagTCTCTCACAGCGTAAAACCGGTGCAGAAAATTTCCCTGAACATTCTTGTGCCCTCGCATTATTTGTTGAGATTTGAAATTGCTAGAATTCATTCAATGTTCTATACATAAAATCTGCTCAAAAAACGTTTATCGCTACGTGGTGATAATGTTTCGTGGTCCACGATAGTCTAAAGTCATTTCAATAACAATAGAAGAAAgctattttcgaaaaaaaaccaTAATCAGACATTTTTCTAAAAAATGCGAACTATACAGCGCAGCATCGCCACGAATAGTTTGAGATTTCTGATCGAGTATTGGTCTCGACTGGTATTAGATTTTAATCGAAGTaacattaaaagaagaaatagtgATGGTCTCGGTTGCGAGCATGATTGAGCTACGCTCCTATTTTCATCGCAACGAAAGTAAGGCAAGTTTATATCTAATAGCTCAATTTTAGTTTCAGGTTTTTTCAACGACATTAGAGAGTATCAGCACTAGTAGGCTCTACGAAGTAGAGGAAGCAGAATCAAGTAAAAGTATTTCAAGATTGTGTTTTTGCTCTTTTATGTCGCTATAGAAGAGATATAGGATATTATATTCTTGCATAATATTATCCTTATTCTCACGTCTTTAAAGACGCTTTATAATGTCGAGCCCTTAATATATTGATGGCGACAGACGTTTCCGTTTCGCTGTTTCACTTTTAAAATACGTTCTATAAACGACTGGAATCTATGGAAACGGGTGCCGGATAATCGAAACTCTACTGTACGTCAAGTGTAACAAATCGTGACGATGTGGTtgctattatttaattaatatgtgagtactctctctctctccctctctctctttcttcagtataataaaatatcgtttccaatgtttcaaatattttacaattgaacGCGCACGACTAGGGCGTACACGTATAACGTACGCAGTATATTGTCATCGATTTAAGCACCTAACAACTTTTTTACAGAGTAGCCGGGTATCGCGTaaaagaacaataataatagtattactaTCCCGATGACGACAATACTTTTTAAAATTGCCCATTTATAGTTGTGCCACACGATGTACTTGATAGACTTGAGGGGATTTAACAGCCACATGAAAGAGGCGTCGGGGCGGCTGCAACAGGCAAGAGATATTtcgatatattgaataaatgcTGTCATACTTTATCAACGACAAAATTGTTCGACCGATCGGAAGAACTCACTTCGGTTTATCGAGCGGATCCGGTTCGTTTCTACCATAACCAGCGGGATTTTGTTCAGCCTCCTCTTTGGTCAGCAAATGGATCTCCGCTTCCACCTTTCCCTGTTGAACATTCGCGATGAAAAACATCTAACCCTGGACGCGGCGTACGATGTGAAACCGATCTCCCAAAGAAATTGAACATGCCCGTACCGTTAATTCCATATTTTCGTTTTCCTTTTTCACGTAAAACGGCCACCAGCCTTTGATCCTCTTTTGCTTGAAAATGTTCACGGTCGGCACGGTTCCGTCGGTCTTCAACATGCTCAAAGTGCAAAGCTTGCTGTTCTTCGCGCCACGGGGAAATCTGTTCAAGTCGAGGGTGATAGCTCCTAGAAAATCGTCGGCCGAGAAGTGATCCGCGTCCCATACCTGTTAAACAAAGGAACGAGATCGTAAAATACCGTGGTAGCGCGGTTCTCGTTCTCGCGGAATTATTCTCCACGaaaatgaccttgacataaccttgacataaccttgacataaccttgacataaccttgacataaccttgacataaccttgacataaccttgacataaccttgacataaccttgacataaccttgacataaccttgacataaccttgacataaccttgacataaccttgacataaccttgattctccacgaaaatggagaatttcgaaagagaagatgcgattgttcgagcctcgtagctcgtttttgtaatcacgaattgtcaacagctataaaaacgagctacaaggctctaataatctataaaaataatcattttcccaaattgtccatttttgtgcaccatctgggcgccagttagggagacattactatatatacatatattactattatattatccgTCATCGATGACGGTACTGTTATTCACCTGCAACTCCAACCGGGCTGGAATTTTGCACTCGGTCTCGTCCCAGCTGAACAAACTCTCCTTTCGATTAATGACGATCTTCTCCTCTGCCACGAGATAATCGAACGGATATATAAATCGCCAATTGAAATTCCCTTCTCCGGTCAAGGACCGATAATGAATATCGGTCGCTTGACAGTCCTCCGGTCCTTTCAGCCATCTGTCGAAACCGCGATTTTAAGATCAGCTGGCAGAATCGTATGTATCGCCGTGAATACCGATCGCCCGCCGAATTCCGCCGAAGCGGAATGAGAAAGCGAACGAGAGAACGAAACGAAAGTAAACGCTCAGTACCCCTTCACGTAAATGTCGCTCATCTTTTCGCCGGTGAAGAACGCGTCGTCTTCCAGCACGACGTCGTCGGTGTTCCAAATGACGATCCTGAGCTCGTAACTTTTCGGTTTCCTCGGCGATATGTCGATGGACGGTCCCGGGGAAGGCATGTCCATGGGGAACATGTCGACCCACATTTCCAGCTTTCCCTGTTCGATGCCGGGTTTCTCGGGGTTATAGAGGGGTCGCGTTTCGACGTGTTCGGGGACCAAGCTGCAGCCGATTCTTGGAAAAGCGTGCCACTGATGAAGCACCGCCAACGCGAGGTGCTCCTCGATTCCTGAAAAGAATAGAAGCAGCTGAAGTAGAAAGAGGACGAGACGGGCTATGCTCCTAATCGGAATTTcgattatataataatagaaataatagaatataaataaatagcaGAATGATAGAATATTCTTCtggaatattagaatattggaATAtcgttatacaggatgtcccaaaaatgggagattcctgaggtcgaattgtttcaaatcaatgatttcgataatataattatccgaatgGGAATTCTTGCCTCTCGAATATTTTGTTCGGataatgattatttattatttcaacaaATTATTCCATCCACTTATTCAAACAATCTGTTCCATCGATTTATTCGATCAAATTAttccatctatttattcgaacaagctAATCTATTCTTTTGTTCGAACAAACTGTTCCGTTTATTTATTCGGGCattgtacgattattcgaatcataAAGCGGACATTTGTTAACTGTTCTTGTTTCTACATAGTTTTATGgggatgtacagggtgttccaaaaatgtctcgcaatccagaaatgggagattcctgaggtcgaattgtttcaaataaattatttcactaACATAATTATCCGAATTCTTGCCTCTCGaatatcttattcgaataatgattattcattattccaacGAATTATTCCATCCACTACTTATTCAAACAATCTGTTCCATCGATTTATTCGATCAAATTATTCCATCTACTTATTCGAACAAGCTATTCCGTTTATTTATTCGAGCattgtacgattattcgaatcataAAGCGGACATTTGTTAACTGTTCTTGTTTCTACAAAGTTTTATGgggatgtacagggtgtcccaaaaacgtctcgcaatccacaaatgggagattcctgaggtcacttgaagtaacttatttctcagcgaaaatgcaatccgaggcttcgtttagtTATTCTATTTAGTTAGTTTAGTTTAATTATTCTAATCTAAGTTATTCCATAGACAGTTatattttgtttttgttgttattTTTAGAATACGATTAATTTCCTATAGATTTCAGTTGTGTAACGAAGTTGTATAAGTCGGGAGTCGTCGAAATCCGAAAGGCAAGGATTAAGCGAGCAAACAGATAACAATAGAATAGAAGAGCGACAGCTGCGTAACCGACACGTTTTGTTAGCGGACATCGCCGTAGAATCCTCGTCACCTTTCGAATGAACGTAGTGCTCCATTTCCTCGTTCGTCAAAGAAAACGTTTTCCTGCCTATCGACACTCGGCCATGCGAGTACACGGGACCGTCGATTTTCCCATCTTTGCAGAGCTTGGACAAAATTTGGGTCGGCTTCGTCGCGTCCCTCCACTTGTTGTATCCGGACCTGAAACGCGTCGAATGGTGTTC
This genomic window from Megalopta genalis isolate 19385.01 chromosome 9, iyMegGena1_principal, whole genome shotgun sequence contains:
- the Manf gene encoding mesencephalic astrocyte-derived neurotrophic factor, with product MNNSLMLVLPILVGVICTVAALKNDECEVCISTVEKFVNTLSDDVKKDTRKIEAAFKTFCKSTKSKENRFCYYLGGLEESATGILGELSKPVSWSMPASKICEKLKKKDAQICDLRFEKQIDIDTVDLSKLKVRDLKKILSDWDEACDGCIEKTDFIKRIEELKPKYSYSSKSEL
- the Alg3 gene encoding alg3, alpha-1,3- mannosyltransferase isoform X1; amino-acid sequence: MAPRRDHRSNQNSVKSSKKNVKKWYENYLEWEKHVSLFTDPKKIFLIGRVFIILEIVLNILVIERVPYTEIDWKAYMQEVEGFLNGTMDYSKLKGDTGPLVYPAGFVYTFSALYYITDHGVKIKIAQYIFAGLYISLLMLVFRIYARTKKVPPYVLIIMCCTSYRVHSIFTLRLFNDPIAMFLLFASLNAFLDDRWYLGSVLYSLAVSIKMNVLLFAPALLTAYLCNLGLLKTIIHLFIAGSIQLMLGLPFIINNPLAYIKGSFDLGRVFEFKWTVNWRFLPEHVFIHPYFHVSLLVLHILTLIYCAPKWITYMKSYAKLKAVEKSLQPQLKKKEKVDMSVMSQLFILPMFAANFIGIAFSRSLHYQFYVWYYHTLPYVAWCTNYKTVVKLTILGIIELCWNTYPSTVFSSVSLHICHLMLFYGVIKDKSGHEKEK
- the Alg3 gene encoding alg3, alpha-1,3- mannosyltransferase isoform X2 — encoded protein: MQEVEGFLNGTMDYSKLKGDTGPLVYPAGFVYTFSALYYITDHGVKIKIAQYIFAGLYISLLMLVFRIYARTKKVPPYVLIIMCCTSYRVHSIFTLRLFNDPIAMFLLFASLNAFLDDRWYLGSVLYSLAVSIKMNVLLFAPALLTAYLCNLGLLKTIIHLFIAGSIQLMLGLPFIINNPLAYIKGSFDLGRVFEFKWTVNWRFLPEHVFIHPYFHVSLLVLHILTLIYCAPKWITYMKSYAKLKAVEKSLQPQLKKKEKVDMSVMSQLFILPMFAANFIGIAFSRSLHYQFYVWYYHTLPYVAWCTNYKTVVKLTILGIIELCWNTYPSTVFSSVSLHICHLMLFYGVIKDKSGHEKEK